A portion of the Bactrocera neohumeralis isolate Rockhampton chromosome 2, APGP_CSIRO_Bneo_wtdbg2-racon-allhic-juicebox.fasta_v2, whole genome shotgun sequence genome contains these proteins:
- the LOC126767961 gene encoding uncharacterized protein LOC126767961 encodes MHNYGNTFVRGPSPSYTDDAPSENGMSATLPLETDLHIQPDVDSCIEKKFHCAYDAGNSGTIKKGRKTFAFWTIFFILLVLTIGNLILMLTIFGVMHLGRGINGLEIIPEHDLIKFYGYTDLDRVYSKQNGRIEGFIDDPLTITGDDGVYVRLHKNGQAYNRLTLDKSGIQFQAVNNFEVRDSTSGDTIITSHRPHYNIPAGAESLLAKTVSASRIASPIGSSLNMDADVGVSFKGSEGISLDAANVLIQSLSYDMTVNSTEGLIILEAGDGIYLDMDKIPIVSSEFGLRTGSIQYKICVCMPKGNLFRIPVPRIRSGPKVTCAHFNVKHDPCV; translated from the coding sequence ATGCATAATTATGGAAATACTTTTGTGCGTGGACCTTCGCCTTCATACACTGATGATGCACCGTCGGAGAATGGTATGTCAGCCACTCTTCCTTTGGAAACGGATCTACACATACAGCCCGATGTTGATAGCTGCATAGAAAAGAAGTTTCATTGCGCCTATGATGCTGGTAATAGTGGTACTATTAAAAAAGGCCGTAAAACGTTTGCCTTTTGGACAATCTTCTTTATACTGTTAGTACTTACTATAGGCAATCTCATACTCATGCTCACAATATTCGGTGTGATGCATCTCGGTCGAGGTATTAATGGTCTGGAGATAATACCCGAACACGATTTGATTAAGTTTTACGGATACACCGATTTGGATCGTGTATACAGTAAACAAAACGGTCGCATTGAAGGGTTTATTGATGATCCTCTTACAATTACCGGTGATGATGGTGTCTATGTGCGACTCCATAAGAATGGTCAGGCTTATAATCGCTTGACTTTGGATAAATCAGGCATACAGTTTCAAGCGGTTAACAATTTCGAAGTGAGAGATTCAACCAGCGGCGATACTATCATTACATCCCATCGTCCACACTACAATATTCCAGCTGGTGCCGAAAGTTTATTGGCAAAAACGGTAAGCGCTAGTCGCATAGCAAGTCCCATCGGTAGTTCATTAAATATGGATGCAGATGTTGGCGTTTCATTTAAAGGATCTGAGGGAATCTCATTAGATGCTGCCAATGTGCTTATACAGTCACTCTCCTACGATATGACCGTTAATTCAACCGAAGGATTAATAATTTTGGAGGCTGGTGACGGGATCTATTTGGATATGGATAAAATACCAATCGTCAGCTCTGAATTCGGACTGCGTACTGGGAGTATTCAATATAAGATATGTGTTTGCATGCCGAAGGGTAACCTTTTTCGAATACCAGTCCCCAGAATACGTAGTGGACCTAAAGTAACATGTGCCCATTTTAATGTAAAACATGATCCGTGTGTTTAA